Proteins encoded by one window of Glycine soja cultivar W05 chromosome 15, ASM419377v2, whole genome shotgun sequence:
- the LOC114386771 gene encoding uncharacterized protein LOC114386771 — MKNQISFLTQFFIILLLCFALGPCMRTCDAHTKAYAPETEPSVGFSPSESPNRENPTSSLSKDESHSSSSSGKDDRSYTSFSTAFSNAFGDILKGTLRGNTITMPEHDLTATDHHSVKDICSHTDYPDVCVSTITPFLGQNFDLMNVLEAAIKACSYQAKFTISVVAKHMKVSPEIAAALGDCKEQYSDALENLHRAMDAIQSQDLGTVTTMLSAVMADVSACESGFEEHKVASPMAHSEGMVSITASICLSIASLIPH, encoded by the coding sequence atgaaaaatcaaatctCTTTCCTCACCCAATTTTTCATAATCCTGCTCCTATGCTTTGCACTAGGTCCATGCATGCGCACATGCGATGCGCATACAAAGGCTTACGCCCCAGAGACAGAGCCATCTGTCGGGTTTTCACCTTCGGAGTCTCCGAACCGTGAAAACCCAACATCATCATTATCTAAGGACGAGTCacattcttcttcctcctccggCAAGGACGACCGTTCATACACGTCGTTCTCGACAGCATTCTCGAATGCATTCGGGGACATCCTCAAGGGAACCCTACGAGGCAACACCATCACGATGCCGGAACACGATCTCACGGCCACCGACCACCACTCGGTTAAGGATATCTGCTCCCACACGGACTACCCTGACGTGTGTGTCTCCACCATCACACCATTCCTCGGCCAAAATTTCGACCTGATGAACGTCCTCGAGGCCGCCATTAAGGCCTGCTCCTACCAGGCCAAGTTCACCATCTCCGTCGTCGCCAAGCACATGAAGGTCTCGCCGGAGATTGCCGCAGCACTTGGGGACTGCAAGGAGCAGTACAGCGACGCCTTGGAGAACCTCCACAGGGCCATGGATGCCATTCAGTCGCAGGATCTCGGCACCGTTACCACTATGCTTAGCGCTGTTATGGCGGATGTTTCTGCGTGCGAGAGTGGGTTTGAGGAGCATAAGGTGGCATCACCCATGGCTCATTCTGAAGGCATGGTTAGCATTACTGCCAGTATTTGTCTTTCCATTGCTTCGTTGATTCCCCATTAG